From the genome of Arvicola amphibius chromosome 9, mArvAmp1.2, whole genome shotgun sequence, one region includes:
- the Rrm2b gene encoding ribonucleoside-diphosphate reductase subunit M2 B isoform X3, with translation MYKQAQASFWTAEEVDLSKDLPHWNKLKSDEKYFISHILAFFAASDGIVNENLVERFSQEVQVPEARCFYGFQILIENVHSEMYSLLIDTYIRDPKKREFLFNAIETMPYVKKKADWALRWIADRKSTFGERVVAFAAVEGVFFSGSFAAIFWLKKRGLMPGLTFSNELISRDEGLHCDFACLMFQYLVNKPSEERVREIIVDAVKIEQEFLTEALPVGLIGMNCVLMKQYIEFVADRLLVELGFSKVFQAENPFDFMENISLEGKTNFFEKRVSEYQRFAVMAETTDNVFTLDADF, from the exons ATGTATAAACAAGCACAGGCGTCTTTCTGGACCGCAGAAGAG GTTGACTTGTCAAAGGACCTCCCTCACTGGAACAAGCTTAAGTCGGATGAAAAGTATTTTATCTCCCACATCTTAGCCTTTTTTGCAGCCAGTGATGGAATTGTCAATGAAAACTtg GTGGAACGGTTCAGTCAAGAGGTGCAGGTTCCAGAGGCTCGCTGTTTCTATGGCTTTCAAATTCTCATTGAGAACGTCCACTCAGAGATGTACAGTTTACTAATAGACACTTACATCCGGGATCCAAAGAAAAG GGAATTTTTGTTTAATGCAATTGAGACAATGCCGTATGTCAAGAAGAAGGCAGACTGGGCTCTGCGCTGGATAGCCGACAGAAAGTCGACGTTCG GGGAAAGAGTGGTGGCCTTTGCTGCCGTGGAAGGCGTTTTCTTCTCTGGGTCATTTGCTGCTATCTTCTGGCTGAAGAAGAGAGGCCTCATGCCTGGACTCACTTTCTCAAACGAACTGATCAGCAGGGATGAA GGGCTTCACTGTGACTTTGCTTGCCTGATGTTTCAGTACTTGGTAAATAAGCCTTCAGAAGAAAGGGTCAGGGAGATCATTGTCGATGCCGTTAAAATTGAGCAG GAGTTTCTGACAGAAGCCTTGCCTGTCGGCCTCATTGGAATGAACTGTGTTCTGATGAAACAGTATATTGAGTTTGTAGCTGACAGATTACTTGTGGAACTTGGCTTCTCTAAG gtttTCCAGGCAGAAAATCCCTTTGATTTTATGGAAAACATTTCGTTGGAAGGGAAAACGAATTTCTTTGAGAAGCGAGTTTCTGAGTACCAGCGGTTCGCAGTCATGGCGGAAACCACAGACAATGTCTTCACCTTGGATGCAGACTTTTAA
- the Rrm2b gene encoding ribonucleoside-diphosphate reductase subunit M2 B isoform X2, with product MGEPERPAAARPEEDELSSDTNENTERSNEEPLLRKSSRRFVIFPIQYPDIWKMYKQAQASFWTAEEVDLSKDLPHWNKLKSDEKYFISHILAFFAASDGIVNENLVERFSQEVQVPEARCFYGFQILIENVHSEMYSLLIDTYIRDPKKREFLFNAIETMPYVKKKADWALRWIADRKSTFGERVVAFAAVEGVFFSGSFAAIFWLKKRGLMPGLTFSNELISRDEGLHCDFACLMFQYLVNKPSEERVREIIVDAVKIEQEFLTEALPVGLIGMNCVLMKQYIEFVADRLLVELGFSKVFQAENPFDFMENISLEGKTNFFEKRVSEYQRFAVMAETTDNVFTLDADF from the exons ttgtCTTCAGATACAAACGAAAACACAGAGAGGTCAAATGAAGAGCCTCTTCTGAGAAAGAGTTCCCGCCGGTTTGTTATCTTTCCCATCCAGTACCCTGATATTTGGAAGATGTATAAACAAGCACAGGCGTCTTTCTGGACCGCAGAAGAG GTTGACTTGTCAAAGGACCTCCCTCACTGGAACAAGCTTAAGTCGGATGAAAAGTATTTTATCTCCCACATCTTAGCCTTTTTTGCAGCCAGTGATGGAATTGTCAATGAAAACTtg GTGGAACGGTTCAGTCAAGAGGTGCAGGTTCCAGAGGCTCGCTGTTTCTATGGCTTTCAAATTCTCATTGAGAACGTCCACTCAGAGATGTACAGTTTACTAATAGACACTTACATCCGGGATCCAAAGAAAAG GGAATTTTTGTTTAATGCAATTGAGACAATGCCGTATGTCAAGAAGAAGGCAGACTGGGCTCTGCGCTGGATAGCCGACAGAAAGTCGACGTTCG GGGAAAGAGTGGTGGCCTTTGCTGCCGTGGAAGGCGTTTTCTTCTCTGGGTCATTTGCTGCTATCTTCTGGCTGAAGAAGAGAGGCCTCATGCCTGGACTCACTTTCTCAAACGAACTGATCAGCAGGGATGAA GGGCTTCACTGTGACTTTGCTTGCCTGATGTTTCAGTACTTGGTAAATAAGCCTTCAGAAGAAAGGGTCAGGGAGATCATTGTCGATGCCGTTAAAATTGAGCAG GAGTTTCTGACAGAAGCCTTGCCTGTCGGCCTCATTGGAATGAACTGTGTTCTGATGAAACAGTATATTGAGTTTGTAGCTGACAGATTACTTGTGGAACTTGGCTTCTCTAAG gtttTCCAGGCAGAAAATCCCTTTGATTTTATGGAAAACATTTCGTTGGAAGGGAAAACGAATTTCTTTGAGAAGCGAGTTTCTGAGTACCAGCGGTTCGCAGTCATGGCGGAAACCACAGACAATGTCTTCACCTTGGATGCAGACTTTTAA
- the Rrm2b gene encoding ribonucleoside-diphosphate reductase subunit M2 B isoform X1: MGEPERPAAARPEEDEQLSSDTNENTERSNEEPLLRKSSRRFVIFPIQYPDIWKMYKQAQASFWTAEEVDLSKDLPHWNKLKSDEKYFISHILAFFAASDGIVNENLVERFSQEVQVPEARCFYGFQILIENVHSEMYSLLIDTYIRDPKKREFLFNAIETMPYVKKKADWALRWIADRKSTFGERVVAFAAVEGVFFSGSFAAIFWLKKRGLMPGLTFSNELISRDEGLHCDFACLMFQYLVNKPSEERVREIIVDAVKIEQEFLTEALPVGLIGMNCVLMKQYIEFVADRLLVELGFSKVFQAENPFDFMENISLEGKTNFFEKRVSEYQRFAVMAETTDNVFTLDADF, translated from the exons cagttgtCTTCAGATACAAACGAAAACACAGAGAGGTCAAATGAAGAGCCTCTTCTGAGAAAGAGTTCCCGCCGGTTTGTTATCTTTCCCATCCAGTACCCTGATATTTGGAAGATGTATAAACAAGCACAGGCGTCTTTCTGGACCGCAGAAGAG GTTGACTTGTCAAAGGACCTCCCTCACTGGAACAAGCTTAAGTCGGATGAAAAGTATTTTATCTCCCACATCTTAGCCTTTTTTGCAGCCAGTGATGGAATTGTCAATGAAAACTtg GTGGAACGGTTCAGTCAAGAGGTGCAGGTTCCAGAGGCTCGCTGTTTCTATGGCTTTCAAATTCTCATTGAGAACGTCCACTCAGAGATGTACAGTTTACTAATAGACACTTACATCCGGGATCCAAAGAAAAG GGAATTTTTGTTTAATGCAATTGAGACAATGCCGTATGTCAAGAAGAAGGCAGACTGGGCTCTGCGCTGGATAGCCGACAGAAAGTCGACGTTCG GGGAAAGAGTGGTGGCCTTTGCTGCCGTGGAAGGCGTTTTCTTCTCTGGGTCATTTGCTGCTATCTTCTGGCTGAAGAAGAGAGGCCTCATGCCTGGACTCACTTTCTCAAACGAACTGATCAGCAGGGATGAA GGGCTTCACTGTGACTTTGCTTGCCTGATGTTTCAGTACTTGGTAAATAAGCCTTCAGAAGAAAGGGTCAGGGAGATCATTGTCGATGCCGTTAAAATTGAGCAG GAGTTTCTGACAGAAGCCTTGCCTGTCGGCCTCATTGGAATGAACTGTGTTCTGATGAAACAGTATATTGAGTTTGTAGCTGACAGATTACTTGTGGAACTTGGCTTCTCTAAG gtttTCCAGGCAGAAAATCCCTTTGATTTTATGGAAAACATTTCGTTGGAAGGGAAAACGAATTTCTTTGAGAAGCGAGTTTCTGAGTACCAGCGGTTCGCAGTCATGGCGGAAACCACAGACAATGTCTTCACCTTGGATGCAGACTTTTAA